A DNA window from Bombus vancouverensis nearcticus chromosome 6, iyBomVanc1_principal, whole genome shotgun sequence contains the following coding sequences:
- the homer gene encoding homer protein isoform X2, whose translation MTSGKETMGEQPIFTCKGHVFHIDPKTKRSWVSASTAAVSISFFYDSTRSLYRIISVEGTKAVINSTITPNMTFTKTSQKFGQWSDVRANTIYGLGFSSEVELGKFIEKFHEVKEATKLASAKLQSNSSSVTPATSANVSPITSRSSMPSSEQDLIDPPNSSMINSNISASNNPNPNANMISTQNSVSLSTESPQHQGKSSQLSSTPGGQSAEMQLKYENDRLKLALAQSSANAKKWEVELTTLKTNNARLTSALQESTANVDEWKRQLQLYKEDNARIKAKYADLEAGKIAEGNSEALRLRVEALESELRTKNEEIKALTIATKNKDFVALQKENAEFREMLRAVHEQLELALSANNVQKQNLNTLNARLAGYIQDLVTVHREITNTLQT comes from the exons ATGACATCGGGAAAAGAAACAATGGG TGAACAACCAATTTTCACGTGTAAAGGACACGTGTTTCATATTGATCCTAAGACAAAAAGATCTTGGGTATCAGCATCTACAGCAGCAGTgtctatttcatttttttatgaCTCCACAAGGAGTCTATACAGAATAATTTCTGTTGAAGGAACAAAG gCAGTAATAAACAGTACTATTACTCCAAATATGACCTTCACAAAAACATCACAAAAATTTGGGCAATGGTCAGATGTTAGAGCTAATACTATATATGGTCTTGGCTTTTCATCTGAAGTAGAATTAGGAAAG TTCATAGAGAAGTTTCATGAAGTGAAGGAAGCCACTAAATTAGCTAGTGCTAAATTACAATCAAACAGCTCATCTGTTACTCCTGCTACTAGTGCAAATGTTAGCCCGATTACATCACGATCAAGTATGCCATCGTCAGAACAAGATCTTATAGACCCGCCAAATTCATCGATGATTAATTCCAATATATCAGCATCAAATAATCCCAATCCAAATGCCAACATGATCTCCACTCAAAACAGTGTGTCTTTG AGTACAGAAAGTCCACAACATCAAGGGAAATCATCGCAACTTAGTTCGACGCCAGGTGGACAATCAGCTGAAATGCAGCTTAAGTATGAGAATGATAGGCTGAAACTTGCATTAGCACAAAGCTCTGCAAATGCTAAGAAATGGGAG GTTGAATTGACTACATTGAAAACAAATAATGCCAGATTAACGAGCGCGCTACAAGAATCCACAGCCAATGTCGATGAATGGAAAAGACAATTGCAATTGTATAAAGAGGACAATGCAAGGATTAAAGCCAAGTATGCAGATCTCGAAGCTGGAAAAATAGCAGAAGGCAATAGCGAAGCATTAAGGTTGAGAGTTGAAGCGTTAGAAAGTGAACTTAGaacaaaaaatgaagaaatcaAAGCTCTTACTATAGCTACCAAAAATAAAGATTTTGTA GCTTTACAGAAAGAAAATGCAGAATTTCGTGAAATGTTAAGGGCTGTTCATGAACAATTAGAGCTTGCATTAAGCGCAAATAATGTCCAAAAACAGAATTTGAATACACTAAATGCCAGATTAGCTGGATATATACAAGATTTGGTAACTGTACATCGagaaattacaaatacattgcAAACTTAA
- the icln gene encoding chloride nucleotide-sensitive channel icln isoform X1, translating to MVVLSNFLAPQEGIRHEELNTTVYINDREVGKGTLYITESLLSWVNYDTQQGFSLEYPHISLHAISRDEQAHPRQCLYIMVDAKVDLPDVPLPPASDSGSDNEFEDADTPITEMRFAPDNTNNLETMFQAMNQCQALHPDPQDSFSDAEEDIYEDAEEDDFEQYDVGAGDAPYILPTEQIGTSHNGTEVDDAMDIEAGQFEDAEEDL from the exons ATGGTAGTGCTTAGCAATTTTCTTGCACCACAGGAGGGAATACGCCATGAAGAACTAAATACTACCGTGTATATTAATGATAGGGAAGTAGGAAAAGGAACTCTGTATATCACAGAGAG CTTACTTTCTTGGGTGAATTATGATACACAACAGGGATTTTCACTTGAATACCCTCATATATCTTTACATGCCATATCACGAGATGAACAAGCACACCCAAGACAATGTTTATATATTATGGTCGATGCAAAAGTAGATCTTCCAG aTGTACCATTGCCACCAGCTTCAGATAGTGGTTCGGATAATGAATTTGAAGATGCAGATACACCTATCACAGAAATGCGATTTGCCCCTGACAACACAAATAATTTGGAGACAATGTTTCAAGCAATGAACCAATGTCAGGCTCTTCATCCTGATCCACAAGATAGTTTTTCTGATG CTGAAGAAGATATTTATGAAGATGCAGAGGAAGATGATTTTGAACAGTACGATGTTGGTGCTGGTGATGCTCCCTACATTTTACCAACag AACAAATAGGGACAAGTCACAATGGTACAGAAGTAGATGATGCTATGGATATAGAAGCAGGTCAATTTGAAGATGCAGAAGAAGATCTATAA
- the LOC117157958 gene encoding uncharacterized protein LOC117157958, translating to MKEEEIVTDVQDNKHSKTILGSTSICHNFRLNHISQVAKKHISLPKNLKNPFGKNQKNIVHRTLKNSFGQSHSKKADTQLSHTTLVDIQVEDCRQYAIGEKSLSSFSNIPNDNNKSISDCKSIQSQFKIERKSPINQFKYSSIESVLDSECTKNTKKHCCTKILSKDVIVKGKRSEEHESQAHSEKSAESTKKFSWSSKSNKFASKSFEKTCKDKGKSQDSMEKKLRAKRILSSPLRKFGRSSLTIEPDKIMINLPKCSPCACRLAASSKILSNDSSLLSRFTANHESPHHAVRSKSPSRINVQIDISSKTSEITSMQTNLLPNVKQFQKSRYTPRSRSVGELCNIVNK from the coding sequence ATGAAAGAAGAGGAAATAGTAACAGATGTTCAAGATAACAAACACAGTAAAACGATATTAGGGAGTACCTCTATTTGCCACAACTTCCGGTTGAATCATATTAGTCAAGTTGCAAAAAAGCAtatttctttaccgaaaaatttaaaaaatccatTTGGTAAAAATCAAAAGAATATTGTTCACAGGACTTTGAAAAATTCATTTGGTCAAAGTCATAGTAAGAAAGCTGATACACAATTATCTCACACGACTTTAGTTGACATACAGGTTGAAGACTGCCGACAATACGCGATCGGAGAAAAGTCACTGTCGTCATTTTCCAATATTcctaatgataataataaaagtatTTCAGACTGTAAAAGTATTCAAAGTCAGTTCAAAATAGAGAGGAAATCTCCTATAAATCAATTCAAATATAGTAGTATAGAATCTGTTTTGGATTCAGAATGTACGAAGAATACTAAGAAACATTGTTGTACTAAAATTTTAAGTAAAGACGTAATTGTAAAAGGTAAGAGATCCGAAGAGCATGAATCACAAGCTCATAGTGAAAAATCAGCAGAATCTACGAAAAAGTTTTCGTGGAGTAGTAAGAGTAATAAATTTGCAAGTAAAAGTTTCGAAAAAACATGCAAAGATAAAGGAAAAAGCCAAGATTCAATGGAAAAGAAACTGAGAGCTAAAAGAATTCTTTCCAGCCCGTTAAGAAAATTTGGTCGGTCGTCTTTGACAATCGAGCCAGATAAAATTATGATAAACTTACCAAAGTGTTCTCCTTGTGCTTGTAGGTTGGCTGCAAGCTCAAAGATTTTATCCAATGATTCCAGTTTACTTTCCCGATTCACTGCAAATCACGAGAGTCCCCACCACGCTGTACGTTCGAAGAGTCCATCGCGTATAAACGTACAGATAGACATTAGTTCGAAGACTTCAGAAATAACATCAATGCAAACTAATTTGTTACCAAATgtaaaacaatttcaaaaatCACGGTATACACCTCGAAGCAGAAGCGTTGGTGAGTTGTGCAACATTGTCAACAAGTGA
- the LOC117157959 gene encoding alpha/beta hydrolase domain-containing protein 17B: protein MNGLSFSELCCLFCCPPCPSRIAAKLAFLPPEPTYAFIEDEGSKVTISLSERAEWQYTEREKESVEGFYARTSRGNRIACLFVRCSATARFTILYSHGNAVDLGQMSSFYLGLGSRINCNIFSYDYSGYGVSGGKPSEKNLYADIDAAWHALRTRYGISPENIILYGQSIGTVPTVDLAARYEVGAVVLHSPLMSGMRVAFPNTKRTWFFDAFPSIDKVPKVTSPVLVIHGTEDDVINFSHGLAIYERCPRAVEPLWVEGAGHNDVELYDQYLERLKQFVSVELIN, encoded by the exons ATGAACGGGTTAAGTTTTAGTGAATTGTGTTGCTTGTTTTGCTGTCCACCTTGCCCGTCCAGGATCGCTGCGAAATTAGCGTTTCTACCTCCTGAGCCTACTTATGCGTTTATTGAGGACGAAGGTTCCAAGGTTACAATTTCTTTGTCTGAAAGAGCAGAATGGCAATATACGGAAAGGGAGAAAGAGTCGGTGGAAGGTTTCTATGCAAGAACGTCACGAGGAAATCGAATTGCTTGTTTGTTTGTACGCTGTTCGGCTACTGCACGTTTTACCATACTATATTCCCATGGAAATGCAGTCGATCTCGGACAGATGTCTAGTTTTTATTTGGGGCTCGGGTCTagaataaattgtaatatattcAGTTACGATTATTCGGGTTATGGAGTTTCTGGTGGCAAACCGTCGGAAAAGAATCTTTATGCGGACATAGATGCTGCGTGGCATGCTCTTAGAACACGTTACGGTATTAGCCCCGAAAACATTATCCTATATGGTCAAAGCATCGGGACTGTACCCACGGTCGATCTGGCCGCGCGATACGAGGTTGGCGCAGTTGTTCTGCATTCACCTCTAATGTCGGGAATGCGAGTTGCTTTCCCTAACACCAAAAGAACTTGGTTCTTTGACGCCTTCCCTAG TATAGACAAAGTACCCAAGGTGACATCTCCCGTTTTGGTAATTCATGGAACCGAAGATGATGTAATAAATTTTAGTCATGGTTTGGCAATTTACGAGAGGTGTCCAAGAGCAGTAGAGCCATTATGGGTCGAG GGTGCTGGCCATAATGACGTAGAGTTGTACGATCAATACTTAGAGCGATTGAAACAATTTGTGAGCGTGGAACTGATAAACTGA
- the icln gene encoding chloride nucleotide-sensitive channel icln isoform X2, whose protein sequence is MVVLSNFLAPQEGIRHEELNTTVYINDREVGKGTLYITESLLSWVNYDTQQGFSLEYPHISLHAISRDEQAHPRQCLYIMVDAKVDLPASDSGSDNEFEDADTPITEMRFAPDNTNNLETMFQAMNQCQALHPDPQDSFSDAEEDIYEDAEEDDFEQYDVGAGDAPYILPTEQIGTSHNGTEVDDAMDIEAGQFEDAEEDL, encoded by the exons ATGGTAGTGCTTAGCAATTTTCTTGCACCACAGGAGGGAATACGCCATGAAGAACTAAATACTACCGTGTATATTAATGATAGGGAAGTAGGAAAAGGAACTCTGTATATCACAGAGAG CTTACTTTCTTGGGTGAATTATGATACACAACAGGGATTTTCACTTGAATACCCTCATATATCTTTACATGCCATATCACGAGATGAACAAGCACACCCAAGACAATGTTTATATATTATGGTCGATGCAAAAGTAGATCTTCCAG CTTCAGATAGTGGTTCGGATAATGAATTTGAAGATGCAGATACACCTATCACAGAAATGCGATTTGCCCCTGACAACACAAATAATTTGGAGACAATGTTTCAAGCAATGAACCAATGTCAGGCTCTTCATCCTGATCCACAAGATAGTTTTTCTGATG CTGAAGAAGATATTTATGAAGATGCAGAGGAAGATGATTTTGAACAGTACGATGTTGGTGCTGGTGATGCTCCCTACATTTTACCAACag AACAAATAGGGACAAGTCACAATGGTACAGAAGTAGATGATGCTATGGATATAGAAGCAGGTCAATTTGAAGATGCAGAAGAAGATCTATAA
- the homer gene encoding homer protein isoform X1 — MTSGKETMGEQPIFTCKGHVFHIDPKTKRSWVSASTAAVSISFFYDSTRSLYRIISVEGTKAVINSTITPNMTFTKTSQKFGQWSDVRANTIYGLGFSSEVELGKFIEKFHEVKEATKLASAKLQSNSSSVTPATSANVSPITSRSSMPSSEQDLIDPPNSSMINSNISASNNPNPNANMISTQNSVSLVSSSPLPGSCQNKVDDELKNAVHSRSQSVSQQSTESPQHQGKSSQLSSTPGGQSAEMQLKYENDRLKLALAQSSANAKKWEVELTTLKTNNARLTSALQESTANVDEWKRQLQLYKEDNARIKAKYADLEAGKIAEGNSEALRLRVEALESELRTKNEEIKALTIATKNKDFVALQKENAEFREMLRAVHEQLELALSANNVQKQNLNTLNARLAGYIQDLVTVHREITNTLQT, encoded by the exons ATGACATCGGGAAAAGAAACAATGGG TGAACAACCAATTTTCACGTGTAAAGGACACGTGTTTCATATTGATCCTAAGACAAAAAGATCTTGGGTATCAGCATCTACAGCAGCAGTgtctatttcatttttttatgaCTCCACAAGGAGTCTATACAGAATAATTTCTGTTGAAGGAACAAAG gCAGTAATAAACAGTACTATTACTCCAAATATGACCTTCACAAAAACATCACAAAAATTTGGGCAATGGTCAGATGTTAGAGCTAATACTATATATGGTCTTGGCTTTTCATCTGAAGTAGAATTAGGAAAG TTCATAGAGAAGTTTCATGAAGTGAAGGAAGCCACTAAATTAGCTAGTGCTAAATTACAATCAAACAGCTCATCTGTTACTCCTGCTACTAGTGCAAATGTTAGCCCGATTACATCACGATCAAGTATGCCATCGTCAGAACAAGATCTTATAGACCCGCCAAATTCATCGATGATTAATTCCAATATATCAGCATCAAATAATCCCAATCCAAATGCCAACATGATCTCCACTCAAAACAGTGTGTCTTTGGTAAGCAGCAGTCCCTTACCTGGTAGTTGTCAGAATAAAGTGGATGATGAATTGAAAAATGCAGTCCATTCAAGATCACAGAGTGTTTCTCAGCAGAGTACAGAAAGTCCACAACATCAAGGGAAATCATCGCAACTTAGTTCGACGCCAGGTGGACAATCAGCTGAAATGCAGCTTAAGTATGAGAATGATAGGCTGAAACTTGCATTAGCACAAAGCTCTGCAAATGCTAAGAAATGGGAG GTTGAATTGACTACATTGAAAACAAATAATGCCAGATTAACGAGCGCGCTACAAGAATCCACAGCCAATGTCGATGAATGGAAAAGACAATTGCAATTGTATAAAGAGGACAATGCAAGGATTAAAGCCAAGTATGCAGATCTCGAAGCTGGAAAAATAGCAGAAGGCAATAGCGAAGCATTAAGGTTGAGAGTTGAAGCGTTAGAAAGTGAACTTAGaacaaaaaatgaagaaatcaAAGCTCTTACTATAGCTACCAAAAATAAAGATTTTGTA GCTTTACAGAAAGAAAATGCAGAATTTCGTGAAATGTTAAGGGCTGTTCATGAACAATTAGAGCTTGCATTAAGCGCAAATAATGTCCAAAAACAGAATTTGAATACACTAAATGCCAGATTAGCTGGATATATACAAGATTTGGTAACTGTACATCGagaaattacaaatacattgcAAACTTAA